A region of the Pseudobacteroides sp. genome:
GAGTAAAATATTCTTTGTAAATGGACAGGTAGCGATCGATATAAAAGATTTCACAGATGCATTTGGAATATTTGAAATGTATGCGGCTCCAAACCCGGAAGATACAACACCTAAGATTAGCATTGAGGATTTGCAGATGACACTTTCCGGTCTGGGGTGTGAAAAATTAGTAACTTTCTCAAAAATTCCGGGTTCAGGAGAATAGCGAAAAAATGGAGGTAGACTATGAGCGTTAAAGAAATAAAATGGAGTACAGATGAAAAAGTAGATAAAAATATCATTAATGGAGTAGAAAAACTATGGAATATAGCGTTTCCACGACAGTATGTTGATATTGTGAGTAATCACAACTCAAGTGTGCCGGAAGTAAAAAATGAAGATGGAGAATGGAAGAGTGGAATAATTAACATTCCAAATTGGTCTAGTAGATCAGCAAGTTTTAGGTTGCTTTCGTATAATAAAAGTAAATATTCTGATACCCCTGTGATTGTGGCAACAAATGAAATATTCAAAGATTCTGTTCCAGACACGTCGAAAATTTTTGCATTTGCCCAAGATGGAGCAGGTAACTTACTATTATTTGATTATAGAAAAAGCTCAGAGCCATCAATTGTATTCATTGATCATGAACAATCAAGATCAGAAGATGACCTATCAGACTTTGAACTTGAAGAAAAGTCAGTCGAAGAGTGGTTAGAGGATAATTTATATCCAGTATGTAATTCATTTGAAGAATTAATTGATAGGATATATCCTGATTTTGATTAATAGTGTTTAAGGTTTGTATATGATATTGTAAATGATGATGCAGATGTATTTTAAGTTTGCGATGCATCCTTTAAACCCAGCAGCCAATTAACTGTTACCTCAAGAGACTCAGCTATTGCTACCAGTTCAATATCGGTTACAGGGCGAGTTTTTGCTTCGATTTTTGATATAGCGGTTTCGTTTAGTACAATCCCCCGAATTTCCAAGCGGGCAAGGAGATCAATCTGCGTTAT
Encoded here:
- a CDS encoding SMI1/KNR4 family protein, with translation MSVKEIKWSTDEKVDKNIINGVEKLWNIAFPRQYVDIVSNHNSSVPEVKNEDGEWKSGIINIPNWSSRSASFRLLSYNKSKYSDTPVIVATNEIFKDSVPDTSKIFAFAQDGAGNLLLFDYRKSSEPSIVFIDHEQSRSEDDLSDFELEEKSVEEWLEDNLYPVCNSFEELIDRIYPDFD
- a CDS encoding XRE family transcriptional regulator, giving the protein MKKTRNLIGDRVKQARNNCKPKITQIDLLARLEIRGIVLNETAISKIEAKTRPVTDIELVAIAESLEVTVNWLLGLKDASQT